The DNA sequence TGAAATGTCCTTGAGGAAAAGAGCTGAGATAGCAGATCGCCATGGACTGGCCGGAGTCGGCAGCTGGTCCAGGTATTTTGCGGATCAGTCAGCATGGCTGGCCCTTTCACCTGGTACGGGCCAGGCTGCAAAAAAGTAAGAAGTCTCCAAAAACAGCATTATATACTTTATAATAGGAAATGGCCGAAACAGGGCCATTTCCTTTTTAATTTTATTTACGATTGGAGTCTTTTTCATGAAAGTTGGTTTTTCAGCGCTGCAATGGATGCTATTCATGGTTGCCGGGACGATCGTCGCACCTATAGCCATTGCCGATCTATTCGGATTGAATCCAGCCGAGGCAGCGGGCCTCGTCCAGCGCACTATTTTTGTACTGGGGATATCAAGCCTCCTTCAGGGGTTCTTCGGGCACAGGCTGCCTATAAACGAAGGGCCAGCAGGACTCTGGTGGGGAGTGTTTGCCATATACGCAGGGCTAAGCGCCTCATTGTTTTCTTCAGCAGGTGAAACTCTGCAGGCATTGGAGGGAGCGATGCTTGTCTCAGGCGCTGTCTTCATCCTCCTTAGCATCTTTAAACTCATCGATCGGCTTGCGCTGCTGTTTACACCGGTTGTATCAGGAGTCTATCTGCTGCTGCTGATCCTGCAGCTCAGCGGGTCCTTTTTTAATGGCATGCTCGGAATCGGGTATCGCAGGGAAGGCGTCGACCTGCCTGTATTCTTTTTCTGTCTGGCGCTCGTCATCGCTGCGTTTTACTTGTCCAAACACAGAATCAGGGTGGTCAGTCAATATTCCATTCTGATCAGCCTTGTTGGCGGCTGGCTGCTGTTTTCTCTATTCGGACTGTCAAAGGAAGTGTCGTTATCGGGAGGCAGTGTGGTCTCCATGCCGGAACTGTTCGCTTTCGGCCCGCCGAAGTTTGATGCGGGAATGACCGTGACTGCCGTCTTTGTGACACTTCTTTTGCTTACCAATATGATTGCAAGCATCCGCGTCGCTGACGAGGTGCTGAAGAAAGAAGGAGCAATAACCCCTTCTCCTCGGTTCAAGGCTTCAGGCTTTGTGTCAGGGGTCAACCAGCTGCTTGGCGGTGTTTTCTCAGCAATCGGACCTGTGCCGATCTCAGGCTCAGCCGGGTTCATTGCTACGACAAAAATTACTAAGCTCCTCCCATTCATGATTGGGGCGGCAATCATCACGGCAGCAAGCTTTTTTCCTGCCCTGATGTCTTTCTTTGCATCACTCCCGGCTCCTGTAGGCTATTCAGTCACTTTTGTAGTGTTTGCCAATATGGCAGGCATTGCATTCGGAGAGCTGGACAAAGAAACGGAAACCGGCCGGGTCCGGCTTGTGGCGGGCATTGCGCTCCTTGCAGGTGTGGGTGCTATGTTTGTGCCGCCTGAGGCTTTTAAAGGGGTTTCCCCGCTTATTACTTCATTCTTGAATAATGGATTAATATTCGGTTCTGTTATAGCCATAGCAGCCGATCAGCTTACAAAAAGGGTTTACGGCGGGCAGTCTGGGGAAAGCCGCTAAAAGCCCGGTGGCAGGTGCTCTTGGGCACCTGCCATTAATATAATATCATGGACTTTATTTTTTGAATAATGTTAAAATTATAGCAAATATACATAAGGAATTGATACAATGCAGAAAACGATGCTAACGAAAGAAGACATACTTGAACTTGCTGACTATGCGGCAGCAAAAAACAGCCGCCAGGATTCATTTATTGGCTATCTGGGTACAGAGGCGCAGGATATTGCAGAAGATCTGTCAGACATTTTTAAGGATGCAGATTCCGCCTGCTTTATCCATAGAGAGGATTCCTCAGAAATCACTGGTTTCCTCGGGGTGGATGCCGATTTGGAAAGAGGTGTCGGAGAATTATGGGGTCCATTTGCAGAGCCTCACAGCTGGGAGGACTCTGCTGCATATCTGATGTCATTAGCGGAAGAATATTTTGGGAACAGGCTGAACCAATGGCATCTCTTTATTGGCCGGAAAAATGAACGATGCAGATTGTTTGCTGAGAAGAAAGGCTTCAAACTTGCTTCATCTCAGATGTTCATGGAGCTTACTCTCGAAGATGCAGTGGACGGAGAACCGGCATCTTTTTTGCCGAAGGAGTTCTTTGCCGATTTTACCCTTCTTCATGATTCACTGTTTCCAGCCACCTATTATTCCGGCAGCGAGGTGCTTGAAAAAATCGATGATGAACATCTTATTTTTGCCCTAGCTAAGAACAGCGGATTGTCAGGCTATCTATACGCGGAACTGGACTCAGAAGAAAAGGCTGCGAGCATTGAATTTATGGGCGTTTCCCTTGTTGAGAGAAAAAAAGGCACTGGAGCAAGGCTTATTCTTATGGCAGCAAAGAAGCTGAGGGAAAGCGGGATTGAAAGGATAAAATTGTGCGTCGACAGCGCCAACGAAAAGGCAATTTCACTCTATAAGAAAATGGGCTTTAAAGAAACAAACACCCTTCTGTTTTATAAAAGGCAGTGTTGATTCAGCTCATTACTGAGTAACTCTTGCTCAACACATATTTATAAAAAGCAACAAATCCTTGATGAAACAAAGCCGGAAGCATATCCTGCATTTTCACTTCGTAAAGACCTGACAGGTTTCGGACTCATCCCTTCAGGTTATAGGAATACTGGCGAACATAAAAGGAATATGAAATAATAAGGAGTGGTGAAAAGAATGGCAATTGAAAATCCGAGCCGGGAAGAAATCGGCAAAATACTTAAAAAAGCGAAGAAGGTGGCTGTTGTCGGCCTGAGCGGGAATCCGGACAGGACTTCTTATATGGTGTCGAAAGCAATGCAGGATGCAGGGTATACCATCATTCCGGTCAATCCGGGCGAAGAAGAAATCCTTGGTGAAAAGGCTGTCGGTTCACTGAATGAAATAGAGGGGCATATCGATATCGTAAATATTTTCAGGCGTTCAGAATATCTGCCTGATCTTGCAAGGGAATTTGATGAAATAGATGCGGATGTTTTTTGGGCCCAGCTGGGTGTTGCTAATCAGGAAGCCTATGACTTTTTGAAGGACAAAGGCTACACAGTCATTATGGATCGCTGTATCAAAGTAGAGCATGCTATGACAAAATGACGAAAATTGGAACCTAAAGCACACTAATACATCTGCTATTAGTGTGCTTTCATTTGCGGGGAAAGTAGGCTCGAAAGGATTCGTCTGCTCTTTGGCAGCATCTGTGTCATCAATTCTTAATCTAAAAAAATCCAGAACTCATTTGCCAAAACCAAATAAATAGATACAATTAAGCATAGACGTCTTTTGAAAATATGGTAAACTTAAACATAGAACACTTGTTCTTATACCGGTATTTCTGTGCCGGGGACAAGGATTATCATGTGAAAAGGCGAATACTTATAGTGATGTTCGACAACATAGATACAAAGGCAAGACGGTTGTGTGCAGCAATGAAAGGGGTATGTTTGTGGCAACAAATCAGCAGGCATTTGATTATAATGATGATGCCATACAGGTACTAGAAGGGCTGGAAGCAGTTAGAAAACGCCCTGGGATGTACATTGGAAGCACCGATGCGAGAGGTTTGCACCATCTCGTATATGAAATAGTAGATAACTCAGTGGATGAAGCACTTGCAGGCTATGGAGACCACATTATCGTCAAAATACATAAAGATAACTCCATCAGCGTGCAGGATAAAGGCCGGGGCATGCCAACAGGTATGCATAAGCTCGGCAAACCTACACCTGAAATCATTTTGACTGTGCTCCATGCAGGAGGCAAGTTCGGCCAGGGAGGATATAAGACGAGCGGCGGGCTCCACGGCGTCGGCGCCTCAGTCGTGAACGCGCTCTCAGAATGGCTCGTCGTCAAAATCCGCAGGAATGGGTTCGTATATGAGCAGCGGTTCGAAAATGGCGGCAAGCCCGCGACTACGCTCGAGAAGGTCGGAAAAACGAATCAGTCGGGAACAGTGATCCATTTTAAGCCTGATCCAGCGATTTTTTCGACAACTGTCTATAACTACGAGACTCTTTGTGAACGCCTCCGGGAGTCCGCATTCCTGATGAAAGGCATGAAAATTGAACTGATTGATGAAAGGCACGATGCCCGTGACCTGTTCCATTTCGAAACAGGCATCGAAGCTTTTGTTGAATATCTGAACGAGGAAAAAGACGTTCTGCATCCTGTTGTCAGCTTTGAAGGAGAGCATAATCAGATCGAAGTCGATTTTGCTTTCCAATTTAATGACGGATATTCTGAGAATGTCCTTTCCTTTGTCAATAATGTCCGTACAAAAGACGGCGGAACACACGAAGCAGGAAGCAAAACAGCAATGACCAGGGTCTTCAATGAGTACGCACGCAAAGTTGGACTGCTGAAGGAAAAAGATAAAAATCTTGACGGCTCTGATATCAGGGAAGGCTTTTCTGCAATCATTTCTGTAAGGGTTCCGGAAGAGCTCCTTCAGTTTGAAGGACAGACAAAAGGGAAACTGGGCACCAGTGAAGCCCGTTCTGCCGTTGATGCTGTCGTGAGTGAGCATCTGTCCTATTTCCTTGAAGAGAACCCTAATATCAGCTCTCTGCTTATAAAAAAAGCCATCAAAGCCTATCAGGCAAGAGAAGCGGCGCGCAAGGCAAGAGAAGAAGCGCGCGGCGGCAAGAAAAGGAAGCGCTCGGAAGCGGTCCTTTCCGGAAAGCTGACGCCGGCGCAATCCCGCAATCCCCAGAAGAATGAATTGTACCTTGTAGAGGGAGACTCTGCCGGCGGTTCAGCAAAGCAAGGCCGGGACAGACGCTTCCAGGCGGTCCTGCCGCTCAGGGGTAAAGTCATCAATACTGAAAAAGCTAAGCTTCAGGACATTTTTAAGAACGAGGAAATCAACACGATCATCCATGCCATCGGTGCAGGGGTGGGGGCGGATTTCAATGTGGAAGATGTCAACTATGAGAAAGTTGTAATCATGACTGATGCCGATACAGACGGCGCGCATATTCAAGTGCTGCTGCTTACATTCTTCTATCGGTATATGAAGCCTCTCATCGAAGCAGGCAAGGTGTTCATTGCCCTGCCTCCGCTGTACAAAGTGAGCAAAGGGATCGGAAAAAAAGAAAAGATCGAGTATGCCTGGAGCGACGATGAGCTGCAGGGTGCCATGAAAAAAATCGGCAAAGGCTATATGATCCAGCGCTACAAAGGTCTTGGCGAAATGAATGCCGACCAGCTGTGGGAAACGACCATGGATCCGGAATCAAGGACGCTGATCAGGGTCAGGATCGATGATGCTGCAAGAGCGGAAAGAAGGGTTACGACCTTGATGGGAGATAAGGTCGAGCCGAGAAGAAAATGGATTGAAACAAATGTTGCCTTTGGCCTTGAAGAAGACGGCAGCATTCTTGAAAATGAAAATATCTCGGTTGCAGAGGAGGCGGCTGATCTATGAGTTCAGCGAGTTCAGCGGAAAAATTCCGGGATCTACCCCTCGAGGATGTTCTCGGCGACCGATTTGGGCGTTATAGTAAATATATTATCCAGGACAGGGCCCTCCCGGATGTCAGGGACGGGCTGAAGCCGGTACAGCGGCGCATCCTGTATGCGATGCATGTAGAAGGCAATACAAATGAAAAAGGGTTCCGGAAATCTGCCAAAACGGTAGGGAATGTGATCGGCAACTACCATCCGCACGGAGATTCTTCAGTATACGATGCTATGGTGCGGATGAGCCAGGACTGGAAGGTAAGAAATTTCCTTGTTGAAATGCATGGGAATAACGGAAGCATCGACGGAGACCCTCCAGCAGCCATGCGTTATACAGAAGCAAGGCTGTCGGCAATTTCATCAGAGCTTCTGCGGGATATTGAAAAGCATACAGTCGACTTCATCCCCAACTTTGATGATACTTCCAGTGAACCGACTGTACTTCCAGCCATGTTCCCGAACCTGCTGGTCAATGGATCGACCGGAATTTCAGCTGGTTATGCAACGGAAATCCCCCCGCATCATCTAGGGGAAATTATTGACGGCGTCATCATGCGCATGGACAAACCGGATTGTACAGTTGATGAGCTTATGGAGGTTATCAAAGGGCCTGATTTCCCGACCGGGGGAACCATCCAGGGTGCTGAAGGCATCAAGAAGGCCTATGAGACCGGGAAAGGCAAAATCATCATCCGCGGCAAATCAGAGGTTGAAGACATCCGCGGCGGCAGGCAGCAGATAGTCATCACAGAAATTCCGTTCGAAGTTAACAAAGCAAATCTGGTCAAGAAGATTGATGAGCTTAAAATGGACAGGAAAGTGGAAGGCATCAGCGAAGTAAGGGATGAAACCGACCGGACAGGCTTGAGGATCGTTATTGAGCTTAAGAAGGATGCAGACGCTGCAGGTGTCTTAAACTATCTTTATAAAAATACGGATCTTCAAATTCCATACAACTTCAATATGGTCGCGATTTCAAACCGCCATCCAAAGCTGCTCGGGCTGCGGGAAATGCTTGATGCTTATATCGGGCATCAGAAAGAAGTGGTTACGCGGAGGTCCCAGTACGAGCTGAAAAAGGCACAGGACCGCCAGCATATCGTGGAAGGCCTTATGAAGGCACTGTCGATTCTTGATGAAGTCATCGCCGCTATCCGTGCTTCAAAGGATAAACGCGATGCAAAGGATAACCTGATCAGCCAGTTCGGTTTCACAGAGCCTCAGGCTGAAGCGATTGTATCCCTTCAGCTGTACCGGTTGACGAATACAGACATTACTGCACTGCGGGCGGAAGCGGAAGAGCTTGCCCAAAAGGTAGCAGAGCTGCTTAGCATCCTTCAGAGCGAGAAAAAGCTTCTGAGCGTGATTAAAAAGGATCTCAAAGATGTGAAGAAAAGATTTGCGGACGCGCGGCGTTCTGTAATCGAAGCTGAAATCGAAGAGATTAAAATCAATCTCGAAGTGCTTATCGCAAGTGAAGATGTCATCGTTACCGTTACAAACGAAGGCTATGTCAAAAGGACAAGCCAGCGATCCTTTGCCGCATCAAACGGACAGGATTTCGGCATGAAGGATTCTGACAGGCTTATGTCAAAACTTGATATGAACACTACAGATGTCCTTCTTGTCTTTACGGACAAAGGAAGCTATATGTATCTGCCTGTCCATGAACTTCCGGATATACGCTGGAAAGATCTTGGGCAGCATGTTGCCAATCTGGTGCCGATTGACCGGACTGAATCCATCATCGGGGCTATTCCGGTTAAAGATTTTGAGGCCGAAGCCTATTTGATGTTTATCACGAAGAATGGCATGGTGAAGAAATCGGAGCTGAAAAATTATAAAGCACAGCGATATTCAAAGCCGCTTGTAGCCGTTAATCTCAAAAATGATGATGTCGTGACTGATGTTTTCCTTACTGACGGCAAGCAGGATCTAATGCTTGCAACTTCTATGGGATATGCACTTTGGTTCCCTGAAGAGGAAGTCAGCGTCGTAGGGGCGCGTGCCGCCGGTGTGAAGGGAATCAATCTGAAGGACGGCGATTATGTGGTAAGCGGAAAGCTTGTCAGCAATGTCAAAGAGGAAGCTGTTGTCATTGCAACCCAGCGCGGTGCCATCAAAAAGATGAA is a window from the Bacillus infantis NRRL B-14911 genome containing:
- the parE gene encoding DNA topoisomerase IV subunit B, with the protein product MATNQQAFDYNDDAIQVLEGLEAVRKRPGMYIGSTDARGLHHLVYEIVDNSVDEALAGYGDHIIVKIHKDNSISVQDKGRGMPTGMHKLGKPTPEIILTVLHAGGKFGQGGYKTSGGLHGVGASVVNALSEWLVVKIRRNGFVYEQRFENGGKPATTLEKVGKTNQSGTVIHFKPDPAIFSTTVYNYETLCERLRESAFLMKGMKIELIDERHDARDLFHFETGIEAFVEYLNEEKDVLHPVVSFEGEHNQIEVDFAFQFNDGYSENVLSFVNNVRTKDGGTHEAGSKTAMTRVFNEYARKVGLLKEKDKNLDGSDIREGFSAIISVRVPEELLQFEGQTKGKLGTSEARSAVDAVVSEHLSYFLEENPNISSLLIKKAIKAYQAREAARKAREEARGGKKRKRSEAVLSGKLTPAQSRNPQKNELYLVEGDSAGGSAKQGRDRRFQAVLPLRGKVINTEKAKLQDIFKNEEINTIIHAIGAGVGADFNVEDVNYEKVVIMTDADTDGAHIQVLLLTFFYRYMKPLIEAGKVFIALPPLYKVSKGIGKKEKIEYAWSDDELQGAMKKIGKGYMIQRYKGLGEMNADQLWETTMDPESRTLIRVRIDDAARAERRVTTLMGDKVEPRRKWIETNVAFGLEEDGSILENENISVAEEAADL
- a CDS encoding GNAT family N-acetyltransferase, whose translation is MQKTMLTKEDILELADYAAAKNSRQDSFIGYLGTEAQDIAEDLSDIFKDADSACFIHREDSSEITGFLGVDADLERGVGELWGPFAEPHSWEDSAAYLMSLAEEYFGNRLNQWHLFIGRKNERCRLFAEKKGFKLASSQMFMELTLEDAVDGEPASFLPKEFFADFTLLHDSLFPATYYSGSEVLEKIDDEHLIFALAKNSGLSGYLYAELDSEEKAASIEFMGVSLVERKKGTGARLILMAAKKLRESGIERIKLCVDSANEKAISLYKKMGFKETNTLLFYKRQC
- a CDS encoding purine/pyrimidine permease; its protein translation is MKVGFSALQWMLFMVAGTIVAPIAIADLFGLNPAEAAGLVQRTIFVLGISSLLQGFFGHRLPINEGPAGLWWGVFAIYAGLSASLFSSAGETLQALEGAMLVSGAVFILLSIFKLIDRLALLFTPVVSGVYLLLLILQLSGSFFNGMLGIGYRREGVDLPVFFFCLALVIAAFYLSKHRIRVVSQYSILISLVGGWLLFSLFGLSKEVSLSGGSVVSMPELFAFGPPKFDAGMTVTAVFVTLLLLTNMIASIRVADEVLKKEGAITPSPRFKASGFVSGVNQLLGGVFSAIGPVPISGSAGFIATTKITKLLPFMIGAAIITAASFFPALMSFFASLPAPVGYSVTFVVFANMAGIAFGELDKETETGRVRLVAGIALLAGVGAMFVPPEAFKGVSPLITSFLNNGLIFGSVIAIAADQLTKRVYGGQSGESR
- the parC gene encoding DNA topoisomerase IV subunit A — encoded protein: MSSASSAEKFRDLPLEDVLGDRFGRYSKYIIQDRALPDVRDGLKPVQRRILYAMHVEGNTNEKGFRKSAKTVGNVIGNYHPHGDSSVYDAMVRMSQDWKVRNFLVEMHGNNGSIDGDPPAAMRYTEARLSAISSELLRDIEKHTVDFIPNFDDTSSEPTVLPAMFPNLLVNGSTGISAGYATEIPPHHLGEIIDGVIMRMDKPDCTVDELMEVIKGPDFPTGGTIQGAEGIKKAYETGKGKIIIRGKSEVEDIRGGRQQIVITEIPFEVNKANLVKKIDELKMDRKVEGISEVRDETDRTGLRIVIELKKDADAAGVLNYLYKNTDLQIPYNFNMVAISNRHPKLLGLREMLDAYIGHQKEVVTRRSQYELKKAQDRQHIVEGLMKALSILDEVIAAIRASKDKRDAKDNLISQFGFTEPQAEAIVSLQLYRLTNTDITALRAEAEELAQKVAELLSILQSEKKLLSVIKKDLKDVKKRFADARRSVIEAEIEEIKINLEVLIASEDVIVTVTNEGYVKRTSQRSFAASNGQDFGMKDSDRLMSKLDMNTTDVLLVFTDKGSYMYLPVHELPDIRWKDLGQHVANLVPIDRTESIIGAIPVKDFEAEAYLMFITKNGMVKKSELKNYKAQRYSKPLVAVNLKNDDVVTDVFLTDGKQDLMLATSMGYALWFPEEEVSVVGARAAGVKGINLKDGDYVVSGKLVSNVKEEAVVIATQRGAIKKMKLAEFERTSRAKRGLVMLRELKANPHRVVGMVLAKNHDKIFIESEKGVIEQVSASDLRFNDRYSNGSFILDESDSGKAKKMWQEAADTNG
- a CDS encoding CoA-binding protein, which translates into the protein MAIENPSREEIGKILKKAKKVAVVGLSGNPDRTSYMVSKAMQDAGYTIIPVNPGEEEILGEKAVGSLNEIEGHIDIVNIFRRSEYLPDLAREFDEIDADVFWAQLGVANQEAYDFLKDKGYTVIMDRCIKVEHAMTK